From the Halodesulfovibrio sp. genome, one window contains:
- a CDS encoding GNA1162 family protein, producing the protein MKFLRLAMIACCLLAVGCVKPATKADLFPGMYTEQPRSILVLPPINLTTAADAKECYITTVSEPLSHKGYYVYPAPVVMELMQIEGLYDSELLYNADLQGIRTNLGADSVLFTKITAWDMSYMVLSSSMTVGIDCELRSTLTNNVLWKHDGEVTVDLSGGSEDLIVQLIASAVNSAMAEYVDVARRVNDITLSTLPAGPYSQIYLQDQDEVLVDQDMWGPTGQFP; encoded by the coding sequence ATGAAGTTTCTTCGTTTAGCTATGATCGCCTGCTGTCTTTTGGCTGTCGGCTGTGTAAAGCCTGCAACAAAAGCAGATCTTTTTCCCGGCATGTATACTGAACAACCTCGCTCAATCCTAGTATTACCGCCAATTAACCTTACGACAGCGGCAGACGCAAAAGAATGTTATATTACAACAGTTTCAGAGCCTTTGTCGCATAAGGGGTATTACGTCTATCCTGCTCCTGTTGTAATGGAGTTAATGCAAATTGAAGGACTGTACGACTCTGAGTTGTTGTACAATGCAGATTTGCAAGGCATCAGAACCAATCTTGGGGCTGATAGCGTACTGTTTACCAAGATAACAGCATGGGACATGTCATACATGGTGCTTAGCTCCAGCATGACTGTTGGAATTGATTGTGAACTTCGCTCTACTCTTACAAACAATGTTTTATGGAAGCATGATGGAGAAGTTACCGTTGACCTTAGTGGCGGTTCTGAGGACTTGATCGTACAGCTTATTGCTTCAGCTGTGAACTCGGCAATGGCTGAGTATGTTGATGTGGCAAGGCGTGTAAACGATATTACGCTTTCGACATTGCCAGCAGGGCCGTATTCACAAATCTATTTGCAAGACCAAGACGAAGTACTTGTGGATCAAGATATGTGGGGACCAACAGGACAATTTCCTTAA
- a CDS encoding CsgG/HfaB family protein, with amino-acid sequence MRKNICRMFVAILCTVCVGCATISKPEKVALPDSGAIVSPTLQQEAAEKYSGLKRKVAIGRFTNETKYGRSFLLGENNDRIGKQAVDILSEKLVQTEKFILLERADLNKIQAELSLGDAGRLKNMADYLIVGSITEFGRKETSEVGIFSRSRKQVAFATVSIRLIDVYTGEVIYSESGSGEAFMEVGTMFGLGGRSSYDSTLNDKAIEAAITTVASNIIENLMDKPWRSYVLGYEDGLFIIGGGKSQGVKKGDRFTVLREGKKVKNRQTNSVITLPGKEIAELKVLETYGKSQRDEVSFCSVVSGDLSSYIAADNYEALQVEEQ; translated from the coding sequence ATGAGAAAAAATATTTGTCGTATGTTCGTTGCGATTCTGTGCACTGTATGTGTCGGATGCGCAACAATTAGCAAACCTGAAAAAGTTGCTCTACCTGATTCAGGAGCAATTGTCAGCCCTACTCTTCAACAAGAGGCAGCAGAAAAGTATAGTGGACTTAAAAGAAAAGTTGCAATTGGTCGCTTTACTAATGAAACAAAGTATGGTCGCAGCTTTTTGCTTGGTGAAAACAATGACAGAATTGGAAAGCAGGCTGTTGATATTCTGTCAGAAAAATTAGTGCAGACTGAAAAATTTATTCTTCTTGAGCGAGCAGACTTGAATAAAATTCAAGCAGAGCTTTCACTGGGTGATGCGGGACGACTCAAGAACATGGCGGACTACTTGATTGTTGGTTCTATTACTGAGTTCGGGCGTAAAGAAACAAGCGAAGTTGGTATATTCAGCAGAAGCAGAAAACAAGTTGCATTCGCAACTGTGAGCATTCGCCTTATTGATGTGTACACAGGCGAGGTCATCTACTCCGAATCTGGAAGCGGTGAAGCTTTTATGGAAGTAGGTACTATGTTTGGTCTTGGTGGACGCAGTAGTTATGATTCCACATTGAATGATAAAGCTATTGAAGCAGCTATTACAACAGTTGCGTCAAATATTATTGAAAACCTGATGGACAAACCATGGCGAAGCTATGTCTTAGGCTATGAAGATGGATTGTTCATTATTGGCGGCGGTAAGAGTCAGGGCGTCAAAAAAGGTGACCGGTTTACTGTTCTTAGGGAAGGAAAAAAAGTTAAGAACCGCCAGACCAACAGTGTTATTACACTGCCGGGTAAAGAAATTGCAGAGTTGAAGGTTCTTGAAACCTACGGAAAATCTCAGCGAGATGAGGTCTCATTTTGCAGCGTCGTGAGTGGTGACCTTTCTTCATACATTGCAGCTGACAACTATGAAGCCTTGCAGGTGGAGGAGCAGTAA
- the cdaA gene encoding diadenylate cyclase CdaA, producing MDALEYISITWRDALDIAFVTLLFYQVMIVIRGTRAVSAIYGLLLLIAVFAFSEYFGFYTLHWILQQFLSSFFLVVVILFQDDIRRGLSNMGARSFYKKTEVEDSFLDEVIGAAVNMAKRKVGALIVLEHHVPLGDVAQRGVLIDSAISKELLVTIFQVKTPLHDGAVIVRRGRVAAAGCILPLAVGDQDRPEYGTRHRAALGITEETDAIAIVVSEERGDITVAVNGRLTSNLDRIRLKRVLRNLLER from the coding sequence TTGGATGCACTGGAATATATCAGCATAACATGGCGTGATGCTTTGGATATCGCTTTTGTTACTCTTTTGTTCTATCAAGTGATGATAGTCATTAGAGGGACTCGGGCGGTATCGGCTATTTATGGCTTGTTATTGCTTATAGCAGTGTTTGCGTTCTCTGAATACTTTGGCTTTTATACTCTGCACTGGATATTGCAGCAATTCCTGAGTTCGTTCTTCCTTGTTGTTGTTATTCTCTTTCAAGATGACATCAGGCGAGGACTTTCTAACATGGGCGCACGCAGTTTCTATAAAAAAACAGAAGTGGAAGATTCATTTCTGGATGAAGTGATCGGCGCGGCTGTGAATATGGCTAAGCGCAAAGTTGGAGCACTTATTGTGCTTGAGCACCATGTTCCGCTGGGTGATGTTGCCCAGCGTGGTGTTCTGATTGATTCTGCCATTTCTAAGGAATTGCTGGTAACTATTTTTCAGGTGAAAACACCGTTGCATGACGGTGCGGTTATTGTGCGTCGTGGGCGTGTGGCAGCAGCGGGATGTATACTGCCCCTTGCTGTCGGCGATCAAGATAGACCGGAATACGGCACGCGCCACAGAGCAGCTTTGGGCATTACAGAAGAGACCGATGCCATTGCCATAGTTGTTTCTGAAGAGCGTGGCGATATTACTGTTGCCGTAAACGGCAGGCTAACCAGTAACCTCGACAGGATTCGTCTGAAGCGGGTGCTGCGTAATCTTTTGGAGCGGTAA
- the folP gene encoding dihydropteroate synthase, whose protein sequence is MSTPFYWEVRGGRSIGPAPFCIFGIVNVTPDSFHDGGEYNSVAAAIAHARSQAAAGAHVLDIGGESSRPFADPVSLEEEIARVLPIVEGVVGDCSDEALPWAVSVDTYKAGTAAAVLDAGAHIINDISAFEFEPELKDVVAQYKPGYVLMHSQGKPDKMQVAPVYDDVVDDILAFFDRKLKELTDAGLPESRIMIDPGIGFGKTVEHNLTILQKIDRFQALGMPVMAGISNKSMFEKICGAPVGERENCTQATTAILGYRGVEVHRVHDVAKTHETLLLAEALRR, encoded by the coding sequence ATGAGCACCCCGTTTTATTGGGAAGTACGAGGGGGCAGGTCCATAGGCCCTGCCCCTTTTTGTATCTTCGGTATTGTAAATGTGACACCGGACTCTTTTCATGACGGCGGTGAATATAATTCAGTTGCGGCGGCTATTGCCCACGCACGTTCACAAGCGGCAGCCGGAGCACATGTATTGGACATTGGGGGGGAATCATCCCGCCCGTTTGCCGATCCGGTATCTCTTGAAGAAGAAATAGCGCGTGTACTGCCAATTGTTGAAGGTGTTGTTGGTGATTGCTCAGATGAGGCTTTGCCGTGGGCTGTATCTGTAGACACATATAAGGCGGGAACAGCAGCAGCCGTTCTTGATGCTGGCGCACACATTATCAACGATATCTCTGCATTTGAATTTGAGCCGGAGCTTAAAGATGTGGTAGCACAGTATAAGCCTGGGTATGTTCTCATGCACAGTCAGGGAAAACCTGATAAAATGCAGGTAGCCCCTGTGTATGATGATGTCGTTGATGACATTTTAGCGTTTTTTGATCGGAAACTTAAAGAGCTGACAGACGCCGGACTTCCTGAGTCACGTATTATGATTGACCCCGGTATAGGGTTCGGGAAAACTGTAGAGCATAATTTGACGATCTTGCAAAAAATAGATCGTTTTCAAGCTCTGGGCATGCCGGTTATGGCGGGTATTTCCAACAAATCTATGTTTGAAAAAATTTGTGGCGCACCTGTGGGCGAGCGGGAAAATTGTACGCAGGCAACAACTGCTATTCTGGGGTATCGCGGAGTGGAAGTGCACAGAGTGCATGATGTTGCTAAGACGCACGAAACCCTTCTTCTTGCTGAAGCCTTGCGTCGTTAG
- a CDS encoding metallophosphoesterase, with protein sequence MKNQNRRQFLQTGAFTLMGMSLMGSKAFAAPANAKFAPVRFGIISDPHMDIKGKNGMKMSAASVDCVRQAVNGLNQEKDLSFVIMTGDLLLDGEKQNAEAIKEILDTLTVPYVVIAGNHDFAPVNTAKHREGFDYLSIDEFVKFFDGKGYDGSGNRYWAKSIVPGLRILGLDANLPEEKKKWGGILPKEQIDWLDKQLSDHKDEMHIVFMHHNVIPWSSDELKGGPKQWFCADNAEEVRAVLEKHADNAPLMITGHRHIGMRTREIGGITYMVAPSANTHPMRYSVLTVSPEAVTWKTPMVGVPESVHIEARNNLLASKWWRESQYAERTASNDAEVLDFYEKNSQRVGTKLL encoded by the coding sequence ATGAAAAACCAAAATCGCAGACAATTCCTCCAGACAGGTGCTTTTACACTGATGGGAATGTCCTTGATGGGTAGCAAAGCTTTTGCTGCTCCAGCTAATGCTAAGTTCGCCCCAGTACGCTTTGGGATCATCTCTGACCCTCACATGGACATCAAAGGCAAAAACGGCATGAAAATGAGTGCCGCCAGCGTGGATTGTGTTCGTCAGGCTGTAAATGGTCTCAATCAGGAAAAAGATCTGTCTTTTGTTATCATGACAGGCGACCTCCTTCTTGATGGCGAAAAACAGAACGCTGAAGCTATTAAAGAAATTCTCGACACATTGACTGTGCCTTACGTGGTTATTGCTGGTAACCATGACTTCGCACCAGTTAATACTGCAAAACATCGCGAAGGTTTTGATTACCTTTCAATCGATGAGTTCGTGAAATTCTTCGACGGCAAAGGCTACGATGGATCCGGCAACCGCTACTGGGCAAAATCTATTGTTCCAGGACTGCGCATTCTTGGTCTTGATGCTAACCTCCCAGAAGAGAAGAAAAAATGGGGCGGCATCCTGCCTAAAGAACAAATCGACTGGCTTGATAAACAGCTCAGCGACCACAAAGACGAAATGCACATTGTATTCATGCATCACAATGTGATTCCTTGGTCTTCCGACGAACTCAAAGGCGGACCTAAACAGTGGTTCTGTGCTGACAATGCAGAAGAAGTACGCGCTGTTCTTGAAAAGCATGCAGACAATGCACCGCTCATGATTACCGGACACCGTCACATCGGTATGCGTACTCGTGAAATTGGTGGCATTACCTACATGGTTGCACCATCTGCAAACACACACCCTATGCGTTACTCCGTGCTTACAGTTTCTCCAGAAGCAGTAACATGGAAAACTCCTATGGTAGGTGTTCCTGAATCTGTACATATTGAAGCACGCAACAACCTGCTTGCATCTAAATGGTGGCGTGAAAGCCAGTACGCAGAGCGTACTGCTAGCAACGATGCCGAAGTTCTTGATTTCTACGAAAAGAACTCACAGCGCGTTGGCACAAAATTGTTGTAG
- a CDS encoding DUF4810 domain-containing protein, whose translation MRKFLVCSCLLFVVLMSGCVSQQRIEWCNYSQTYYAMVKEPSPETIKEHQEELVNIIDNAEENNKPVPPGIFAEYGYMLAKEGYAKQAVANYEREVAAYPESEQFVAVLMRMATPDVVEDSVAKDIVAEKNQAADKPVEK comes from the coding sequence ATGAGAAAATTTCTAGTTTGTAGCTGCCTCCTCTTTGTTGTTCTCATGAGTGGGTGTGTATCGCAGCAGCGGATAGAATGGTGCAATTATTCGCAAACGTATTATGCGATGGTTAAAGAGCCGTCTCCAGAAACGATTAAAGAACATCAGGAAGAGTTGGTAAACATCATCGATAATGCTGAAGAGAATAATAAGCCTGTTCCTCCTGGTATATTTGCAGAGTATGGATACATGCTTGCAAAAGAGGGATATGCAAAGCAGGCTGTCGCAAATTACGAAAGGGAAGTTGCTGCGTATCCGGAATCTGAACAATTTGTTGCAGTGCTTATGCGCATGGCGACTCCAGATGTTGTTGAAGATAGCGTAGCAAAGGATATTGTTGCAGAAAAAAATCAGGCTGCTGACAAGCCTGTTGAGAAGTAG
- a CDS encoding phosphate/phosphite/phosphonate ABC transporter substrate-binding protein, translated as MKHQTLRTLLVAFLLCISVLLQGCGEEVPVVKVDFAKRESIKVPTPEPAITYAYLPQYSHEVSYARHNPLIQYLAKETGLPMRQVFPDTFAEHIRMVERGEIDISFSNPVVYVQLAKLGAHAFARIKEPDGRPSFRGQIIVHSQNKAIEKLEDVVGKRWIAVDPYSAGGYMYALGYFLDHGIHAKDFREIAFAPGPGGKQEKAALAVYAGKYDVASVREGALDIVKDKINLKHIRVLAVTPEYPGWVYAARKGMNKEIVAKISRAMFTLSMDNKEEAAILTNARTSGIIPATDSDYNTVRTLIHKIEIDDKDSTLQAPSSQPVQRVHNAE; from the coding sequence TTGAAACACCAAACGCTGCGCACGTTGCTAGTAGCCTTTCTACTCTGCATATCTGTATTATTACAGGGCTGCGGAGAAGAAGTACCCGTTGTTAAAGTAGATTTTGCAAAACGGGAATCAATCAAAGTTCCTACACCGGAACCTGCGATAACTTACGCGTACTTGCCTCAATATTCCCACGAAGTTTCCTACGCCAGACACAATCCCCTGATACAATACTTAGCGAAAGAAACCGGACTGCCCATGCGTCAGGTATTTCCAGATACTTTTGCTGAGCACATACGCATGGTTGAACGTGGGGAAATTGATATCTCTTTCTCCAACCCTGTAGTTTACGTTCAGCTTGCGAAGTTAGGCGCACATGCTTTTGCAAGAATTAAAGAACCTGACGGTCGTCCTTCTTTTCGTGGTCAAATCATAGTGCATTCTCAAAACAAGGCTATTGAAAAACTTGAGGATGTCGTTGGTAAACGCTGGATTGCTGTAGACCCATATTCCGCTGGTGGATACATGTATGCACTGGGATATTTTTTAGATCACGGAATCCACGCAAAAGACTTTAGAGAAATTGCATTTGCACCGGGTCCCGGTGGCAAACAAGAAAAAGCAGCACTTGCAGTATATGCAGGAAAATATGACGTAGCCTCTGTTCGCGAAGGCGCACTTGATATTGTTAAAGATAAAATAAATTTAAAACATATTCGGGTTCTGGCAGTAACTCCAGAATATCCGGGCTGGGTATATGCCGCCAGAAAAGGCATGAACAAAGAGATAGTTGCTAAAATATCCCGCGCAATGTTTACGCTTTCAATGGATAACAAAGAAGAAGCAGCTATTCTGACCAACGCACGCACAAGCGGTATTATTCCGGCAACTGACTCGGATTATAATACCGTCCGTACACTTATTCATAAAATCGAAATCGACGACAAAGACTCCACTCTTCAAGCTCCATCATCACAACCAGTGCAGCGGGTGCACAATGCGGAATAG
- a CDS encoding DUF169 domain-containing protein, with product MSVDFKEMQATLMREMRLYHYPIAIKFFYDQAEADKYLEENEVHVPLKPMTYCQWEIAARMKGQNVYGTKEMLSCSNAHYSFGWKGLDEAEIKSHAKYTRDPEQAKRFIETKSQMPEGMVGMAVMPLANATETPDVVHFYVDNMQAYHLAVDYMAATDTHPIRPAITMNSSACGGTVFSHIANEFNMVPACSGSYNAGKTERGEINVMIPGDKMIATYERLLDRMEKLGSSSITKPGDGFPGQDVCKNCPLIIFKKSK from the coding sequence ATGTCCGTAGATTTTAAAGAAATGCAAGCCACCTTAATGCGCGAAATGCGCTTGTATCATTACCCAATCGCGATCAAATTTTTCTACGATCAGGCAGAAGCAGACAAGTACCTCGAAGAAAACGAAGTGCACGTACCTCTTAAACCTATGACTTACTGCCAGTGGGAAATCGCTGCACGCATGAAAGGTCAGAACGTATACGGTACTAAAGAAATGCTCTCCTGCTCTAACGCTCACTACAGCTTTGGCTGGAAAGGTCTTGATGAAGCGGAAATCAAAAGTCACGCAAAATACACCCGTGACCCAGAGCAGGCAAAGCGCTTTATCGAAACCAAATCTCAGATGCCGGAAGGCATGGTAGGTATGGCTGTAATGCCGCTTGCTAATGCAACTGAAACTCCAGATGTAGTTCATTTTTATGTAGATAACATGCAGGCATATCACCTTGCTGTTGATTACATGGCAGCCACAGATACACACCCTATCCGCCCTGCTATCACAATGAACTCTTCTGCATGTGGCGGCACAGTATTCTCCCACATTGCGAACGAATTCAACATGGTTCCTGCATGTTCCGGTAGCTATAACGCTGGTAAAACTGAGCGCGGTGAAATCAACGTTATGATTCCTGGCGACAAGATGATTGCTACATACGAGCGTCTTCTTGACCGTATGGAAAAACTGGGTAGCTCATCCATTACTAAACCGGGTGACGGCTTCCCAGGACAGGATGTTTGCAAAAACTGTCCGCTCATTATTTTCAAAAAGTCCAAATAG
- the ftsH gene encoding ATP-dependent zinc metalloprotease FtsH, with product MNQFSRNLILWAVISLLMVVLFNMFSQPQNSQTKVSYTKFLELVDKGEIAEVSIQGQKLLAKEHGGTVVNTYAPDDPKLVDRLVGKGIVVNAEPKEDSPWYMTLLVSWFPMLLLIGVWIFFMRQMQGGGGKAMSFGRSRARLISQEQTKVTFADVAGVDEAKEELSEVVDFLSNPKRFTRLGGRIPKGVLLVGPPGTGKTLLARAVAGEAGVPFFSISGSDFVEMFVGVGASRVRDLFVQGKKNAPCLIFIDEIDAVGRQRGAGLGGGHDEREQTLNQLLVEMDGFESNEGVILIAATNRPDVLDPALLRPGRFDRQVTVPVPDVKGRKRILEVHARRSPLAADVNMETIAKGTPGFSGADLENLVNEAALQAAKENKDQINMFDFEQAKDKLIMGKERRSMVMSEEEKKITAYHEGGHALCAKLLPKADPVHKVSIIPRGRALGVTMQLPGEDRYGYSRTFLETNLVVLLGGRVAEEIIFDDITTGAGNDIERATKMARKMVCEWGMSEAIGPLNIGEQGEEVFIGREWAQSRNFSDETARLVDAEVKRIVDTARSTARQLLEDNIDVLHRIADSLLDRETISGADIDLLIEGKDLPPQEDSNGKNAAQNATPAEAPDAFAKAAAAYRDQQPEAADEDSGDFILGTEEQAQQPTAPAAEPEKTSEPATQPSEEKKQ from the coding sequence TTGAACCAGTTTTCCCGGAACTTGATTCTCTGGGCTGTCATCTCCCTACTCATGGTTGTATTGTTTAACATGTTCAGCCAGCCACAAAACTCGCAGACAAAAGTCAGCTATACAAAGTTTTTGGAGCTGGTGGATAAAGGCGAAATAGCGGAAGTCTCCATACAGGGACAAAAACTGCTTGCTAAAGAACATGGCGGTACTGTTGTAAATACCTACGCGCCGGATGATCCTAAGCTGGTGGATCGCCTTGTGGGCAAGGGTATTGTTGTTAATGCAGAACCTAAAGAAGATTCTCCGTGGTACATGACTCTGCTTGTATCATGGTTCCCTATGCTGCTTCTGATCGGTGTGTGGATTTTCTTCATGCGCCAAATGCAGGGAGGCGGCGGTAAGGCTATGTCCTTTGGTCGTTCCCGCGCGCGACTTATCTCGCAGGAGCAGACAAAGGTTACTTTTGCTGATGTTGCCGGTGTTGATGAAGCAAAAGAGGAACTCAGCGAAGTTGTTGATTTTCTTTCAAACCCTAAGCGCTTTACTCGCCTTGGTGGACGTATCCCAAAAGGTGTTTTGCTTGTGGGCCCTCCGGGTACCGGTAAAACATTGCTTGCGCGTGCCGTTGCCGGTGAGGCTGGCGTTCCGTTCTTCTCCATTTCCGGTTCTGACTTCGTAGAAATGTTTGTCGGTGTTGGTGCTTCCCGTGTGCGTGACTTGTTCGTGCAGGGTAAAAAGAATGCGCCATGCCTGATTTTTATTGATGAAATTGATGCTGTTGGTCGTCAGCGTGGTGCTGGACTTGGTGGCGGACATGATGAACGCGAGCAGACTCTTAACCAGTTGCTTGTTGAAATGGATGGCTTTGAGTCTAACGAAGGCGTTATTCTTATTGCTGCAACAAACCGTCCAGATGTTCTTGACCCTGCGTTGCTTCGTCCGGGACGTTTTGACCGTCAGGTTACCGTACCTGTGCCAGACGTAAAAGGTCGTAAGCGCATTTTGGAAGTACATGCACGTCGTTCTCCGCTGGCTGCGGATGTGAACATGGAAACCATCGCAAAAGGCACTCCTGGTTTCTCCGGTGCTGACTTGGAAAACCTCGTTAACGAGGCAGCTCTTCAGGCAGCTAAGGAAAACAAAGACCAGATCAACATGTTTGATTTCGAACAGGCTAAAGACAAGCTCATCATGGGCAAAGAACGTCGTAGCATGGTCATGAGTGAAGAAGAGAAAAAGATCACAGCGTACCATGAAGGTGGTCACGCCCTGTGTGCAAAGCTTCTTCCTAAAGCAGACCCTGTTCATAAAGTTTCTATTATTCCACGCGGTCGTGCTCTTGGTGTTACCATGCAGCTTCCGGGTGAAGACCGCTACGGCTACTCACGAACCTTCCTCGAAACAAACCTTGTGGTTCTTCTTGGTGGTCGCGTGGCTGAAGAAATTATCTTTGATGACATTACAACAGGCGCAGGAAACGACATTGAGCGTGCTACTAAAATGGCGCGTAAAATGGTGTGCGAATGGGGTATGTCAGAAGCTATCGGTCCTCTTAACATCGGTGAGCAGGGCGAAGAAGTATTCATTGGTCGTGAGTGGGCGCAGTCCCGTAACTTCAGTGATGAAACTGCACGCCTTGTAGATGCAGAGGTAAAGCGTATTGTTGATACAGCACGTTCTACCGCGCGTCAGCTTCTTGAGGATAATATCGACGTACTGCATAGAATTGCTGATTCCTTGCTTGATCGTGAAACAATCAGCGGCGCTGATATTGATCTGCTGATTGAAGGTAAAGATCTTCCTCCACAGGAGGACTCAAACGGCAAGAATGCTGCGCAAAACGCAACTCCAGCAGAAGCTCCTGATGCGTTTGCTAAGGCAGCAGCTGCTTACAGAGATCAGCAGCCAGAAGCCGCTGATGAAGATTCCGGTGATTTTATTCTGGGAACTGAGGAGCAGGCGCAGCAACCAACTGCACCAGCCGCGGAACCGGAAAAAACATCGGAACCTGCGACACAACCTTCTGAAGAGAAGAAGCAGTAA
- a CDS encoding sulfite exporter TauE/SafE family protein: MFSNKRNWVNFTLLAATVVLVFSQPALADRLADAINATPKGAGAGEINPSAAPGFLGIPGAPSVNLVIGFLWAIWVGWIFSTVGAFGGIMAGVGHITIFGFGNYASGFKKQSPVLNKLVTDSIRVSNQWLVGTSAGMSSFNYYKMGRLVLPLGLSLATGSILGSYLIPWLTAGQISLKAYIGYFGLFVLFLGCYLLYETTPRGQANKKQAKEAARAFEASIKEERSGSSVDTSALGVKIVSFAPTKCVFTFYGVEFSFNPLVPVCGGFVIAGLASFLGVGGGFLLVPFLTSVAGLPMYLVAGTSALAVLVGMTTSIFTYMVVKDTPVFWPLIGVELIGVLVGSFIGPRTSKYIPEVWLKRLFIFLAFYVGIRYASKGFLGMSLLPPF, encoded by the coding sequence GTGTTTTCCAATAAACGTAACTGGGTAAATTTTACCCTGCTTGCTGCAACAGTGGTACTTGTTTTTTCCCAACCAGCATTAGCTGATCGTCTTGCTGACGCTATCAACGCAACACCTAAAGGTGCTGGCGCTGGTGAAATCAACCCTTCTGCCGCTCCGGGCTTCTTAGGCATTCCGGGTGCTCCATCTGTTAACCTTGTTATCGGTTTCTTATGGGCAATCTGGGTTGGTTGGATTTTCTCTACTGTTGGTGCATTCGGCGGTATTATGGCTGGTGTTGGTCACATCACCATTTTCGGATTCGGTAACTACGCATCCGGATTCAAAAAGCAGTCTCCTGTTCTCAACAAACTGGTAACAGACTCCATTCGAGTATCTAACCAGTGGCTTGTAGGTACTTCTGCCGGTATGTCCTCTTTCAACTACTACAAAATGGGTCGCCTTGTTCTGCCACTGGGTCTTTCCCTTGCAACAGGCTCCATCCTCGGTTCATACCTTATTCCTTGGCTCACCGCAGGACAGATCTCCCTTAAAGCGTACATCGGCTACTTTGGCTTGTTCGTACTCTTCTTGGGTTGCTACCTTCTGTATGAAACCACTCCACGTGGTCAGGCAAACAAAAAACAGGCAAAAGAAGCTGCCCGTGCGTTTGAAGCAAGCATCAAAGAAGAACGTTCTGGCTCTTCTGTTGATACTTCCGCACTCGGTGTAAAAATTGTCTCTTTCGCTCCAACCAAATGCGTCTTCACCTTCTATGGTGTTGAGTTCTCCTTCAACCCACTTGTACCGGTCTGCGGCGGTTTCGTAATTGCAGGTCTTGCTTCCTTCCTTGGTGTTGGTGGCGGCTTCCTTCTCGTACCGTTCCTTACAAGTGTTGCTGGTCTTCCTATGTATCTTGTCGCCGGTACTTCAGCCCTCGCAGTACTCGTCGGCATGACCACCTCTATTTTCACATACATGGTGGTCAAAGATACTCCGGTATTCTGGCCTCTCATTGGTGTAGAACTCATCGGTGTACTTGTTGGTTCCTTCATTGGTCCACGCACATCCAAGTACATCCCGGAAGTATGGCTTAAACGCCTCTTCATCTTCTTGGCCTTCTACGTTGGTATTCGCTACGCCTCCAAAGGCTTCCTTGGAATGAGTCTTCTCCCTCCATTCTAA